One window of Novosphingobium sp. P6W genomic DNA carries:
- a CDS encoding peptide chain release factor 3: MTNSRRTFAIISHPDAGKTTLTEKLLLQGGAIHLAGQVKARGAARRARSDWMKIEQQRGISVTSSVMTFERTDADGNTITFNLLDTPGHEDFSEDTYRTLTAVDSAIMVIDAAKGIEPQTRKLFEVCRLRSLPIITFINKVDREGRACFDLMDEVADMLALDVCPMSWPVGMGGVFEGILDIASGRISRPEGPRKEFLGTVDKGAALPAEVAEELELAMAGYPEFDLDAYRGGDLTPVYFGSALKNFGVTELIEAIAALAPPPRPQPSEQGTIEPENKEVTGFIFKVQANMDPMHRDRIAFMRLVSGTFKRGMKLTPSGLGKPIAVHSPILFFAQDRELADSAEPGDIIGIPNHGTLRVGDTLSERNDVRFTGLPNFAPEILRRVQLKDPTKTKQLRKALDDLSEEGVIQVFYPELGSQWIVGVVGQLQLDVLISRLEAEYKVEAMLEPSPFDTARWLKGDDKALRDFADINKMNLAKDRDGDPVFMARSAWDVNYQQERNPDLAFSATKER; this comes from the coding sequence GCGCGGTGCTGCGCGGCGTGCGCGGTCGGACTGGATGAAGATCGAGCAGCAGCGCGGCATTTCCGTGACCAGCTCGGTCATGACGTTCGAGCGGACCGATGCGGACGGGAACACGATCACGTTCAACCTGCTCGATACGCCGGGCCACGAGGACTTCTCGGAAGATACCTACCGCACGCTGACGGCGGTCGATTCGGCGATCATGGTGATCGATGCCGCAAAGGGCATCGAGCCGCAGACGCGCAAACTGTTCGAGGTGTGCCGCCTGCGGTCGCTGCCGATCATCACCTTCATCAACAAGGTCGACCGCGAGGGCCGGGCCTGCTTCGACCTGATGGACGAAGTGGCCGACATGCTGGCGCTCGACGTGTGCCCGATGTCCTGGCCGGTGGGCATGGGCGGCGTCTTCGAAGGCATTCTCGACATCGCATCGGGCCGCATCAGCCGCCCGGAGGGCCCGAGGAAGGAGTTCCTCGGGACTGTCGATAAAGGGGCCGCGCTCCCTGCCGAGGTCGCCGAGGAACTGGAGCTGGCGATGGCCGGCTATCCCGAGTTCGACCTCGACGCCTATCGCGGCGGTGACCTGACGCCGGTCTACTTCGGCTCGGCACTCAAGAATTTCGGTGTCACTGAGTTGATCGAGGCGATCGCGGCCTTGGCGCCGCCGCCGCGTCCGCAGCCGTCCGAGCAGGGCACGATCGAGCCGGAGAACAAGGAAGTCACCGGCTTCATCTTCAAGGTGCAGGCCAACATGGACCCGATGCACCGCGACCGCATTGCCTTCATGCGGCTGGTTTCGGGCACCTTCAAGCGCGGCATGAAGCTGACGCCGTCGGGGCTGGGCAAGCCGATCGCGGTGCACTCGCCGATCCTGTTCTTCGCGCAGGACCGCGAGCTTGCCGATAGCGCCGAGCCGGGCGACATCATCGGCATTCCCAACCACGGCACCCTGCGCGTGGGCGATACCCTGTCGGAGCGCAACGACGTGCGCTTCACCGGCCTGCCCAACTTCGCGCCGGAAATCCTGCGCCGCGTCCAGCTCAAGGACCCCACCAAGACCAAGCAACTTCGCAAGGCGCTGGACGATCTTTCGGAAGAGGGCGTGATCCAGGTGTTCTACCCGGAACTCGGTTCGCAGTGGATCGTCGGCGTTGTCGGCCAGCTGCAGCTCGACGTGCTGATTTCGCGCCTTGAGGCAGAATACAAGGTCGAGGCCATGCTGGAGCCCTCGCCGTTCGATACCGCGCGCTGGCTCAAGGGCGACGACAAGGCGCTGCGCGATTTCGCCGACATCAACAAGATGAACCTGGCGAAGGACCGTGATGGCGATCCGGTGTTCATGGCGCGTTCTGCCTGGGACGTGAACTACCAGCAGGAGCGCAATCCCGACCTGGCGTTCAGCGCCACCAAGGAGCGCTGA